From a single Capsicum annuum cultivar UCD-10X-F1 chromosome 12, UCD10Xv1.1, whole genome shotgun sequence genomic region:
- the LOC107851067 gene encoding FT-interacting protein 1-like has product MGNEQPSNPQDDFKAKETKPQLGQRWPHGGFRGGGGWITSDRVTSTYDLVEQMHFLYVRVVKARDLPPNPVTGSCDPYVEVKLGNYKGKTKHFDKKVNPEWKQVFAFSKEKIQSSVIEVFVRDKEMVQRDDYLGKVVFDMNEVPTRVPPDSPLAPQWYRLEDRRGESKVRGEVMLAVWMGTQADEAFSEAWHADAALVHGEGIHSVRSKVYVSPKLWYLRVNIIEAQDVESLDKSQPPQVFVKAQVGKQVLKTKLCQTRTTNPFWNEDLIFVAAEPFEEQLVLTVECKAGPSKDEIAGRLVLPFNTFEKRLDHRPVHSRWFNLERFGFGVLEGDRRHERKFSTRIHLRACLEGGYHVLDESTMYISDQRPTARQLWKQPVGILEVGILSAQGLVPMKPKDGRKTTDAYCVAKYGLKWVRTRTILDNLSPKWNEQYTWEVYDPCTVITLGVFDNGHLGGTENAAAAKDSRIGKVRIRLSTLETDRIYTMSYPLLVLQPSGVKKMGELQLAFRFTCLSLANIIYLYGHPLLPKMHYLHPFTVNQVDSLRYQAMNIVAVRLGRAEPPLHKEVVEYMLDVDSHMWSMRRSKANFFRIVSLFSGVISMSKWLEEVCKWKNPITTILVHLLFCILICYPELILPTMFLYMFLIGIWNYRSRPRQPPHMDTKLSWAEAVNADELEEEFDTFPTSKPENTVKMRYDRLRSVAGRIQTVIGDMATQGERFQALLSWRDPRATSLFIVFCLIAAVILYVTPFKIIALVAALVYLRHPRFRSKMPSPPFNFFRRLPARADSML; this is encoded by the coding sequence ATGGGCAACGAACAGCCTTCCAACCCGCAAGATGATTTTAAGGCAAAAGAAACTAAGCCCCAACTTGGGCAAAGGTGGCCACATGGAGGATTCCGAGGGGGAGGTGGATGGATTACCAGTGACCGAGTCACAAGCACTTACGATCTTGTTGAACAGATGCATTTTCTTTATGTTCGAGTTGTGAAAGCAAGAGACCTACCGCCAAACCCAGTAACTGGGAGTTGTGATCCATATGTGGAGGTGAAGCTCGGAAACTATAAAGGCAAAACAAAGCACTTCGATAAGAAAGTGAACCCTGAATGGAAGCAAGTCTTTGCTTTTTCCAAAGAGAAGATTCAGTCTTCAGTTATCGAAGTTTTTGTAAGAGACAAAGAGATGGTGCAGAGAGATGATTATCTAGGGAAAGTGGTGTTTGACATGAATGAAGTGCCTACAAGGGTTCCACCTGACAGCCCTTTGGCACCTCAGTGGTATAGATTAGAGGATCGCCGGGGGGAGAGCAAAGTCAGGGGAGAGGTGATGCTTGCAGTGTGGATGGGAACTCAAGCGGATGAAGCTTTCTCAGAAGCATGGCATGCAGATGCTGCTTTAGTTCATGGAGAAGGTATTCATAGTGTCAGATCAAAGGTATACGTTTCACCTAAACTGTGGTACCTCAGAGTCAATATCATTGAAGCACAAGACGTAGAATCCCTGGACAAAAGCCAACCGCCGCAGGTATTTGTGAAGGCTCAAGTTGGGAAGCAAGTACTAAAGACCAAACTATGCCAAACGCGAACAACGAATCCTTTCTGGAATGAAGACCTAATATTTGTGGCGGCAGAGCCTTTTGAGGAGCAATTGGTGCTTACCGTTGAATGCAAGGCCGGCCCTTCCAAAGATGAGATTGCTGGGAGGTTAGTCTTGCCATTTAACACATTTGAAAAGCGATTGGATCACCGGCCAGTTCATTCTCGCTGGTTCAATCTTGAAAGGTTTGGGTTCGGAGTTTTAGAGGGAGATAGGAGACATGAACGCAAGTTCTCAACAAGAATCCATCTCAGGGCTTGTCTTGAAGGTGGATACCATGTATTAGATGAATCAACAATGTACATCAGCGATCAGAGGCCAACAGCGAGGCAGTTGTGGAAGCAACCAGTTGGAATCCTGGAAGTAGGCATCTTGAGTGCACAAGGACTTGTCCCTATGAAACCTAAGGATGGTAGAAAGACCACAGATGCCTATTGTGTGGCTAAATATGGATTGAAGTGGGTAAGAACCAGAACCATACTCGATAACTTGAGTCCCAAATGGAACGAACAATACACTTGGGAGGTCTATGACCCATGTACGGTGATTACATTGGGTGTCTTTGATAACGGCCATCTAGGAGGAACTGAAAATGCAGCTGCAGCGAAGGACTCCAGGATTGGAAAGGTCAGGATCAGACTATCAACACTAGAAACTGATCGAATTTATACAATGTCTTACCCACTTCTTGTTCTGCAACCATCGGGAGTGAAGAAGATGGGCGAACTCCAACTGGCTTTTAGATTTACTTGTTTGTCTCTTGCAAACATCATATATCTATACGGCCATCCCTTGCTCCCAAAGATGCATTATCTACACCCTTTCACAGTAAACCAAGTGGACAGTTTGAGATATCAGGCGATGAATATTGTAGCTGTGAGGCTTGGACGGGCTGAGCCGCCACTGCATAAAGAGGTTGTCGAGTACATGCTGGATGTCGACTCCCACATGTGGAGCATGAGAAGAAGTAAAGCTAACTTCTTTAGAATCGTTTCGCTTTTCTCAGGTGTAATTTCCATGAGCAAATGGCTTGAAGAAGTTTGCAAATGGAAGAACCCTATCACTACTATTCTCGTTCATCTTCTCTTTTGTATACTCATCTGCTATCCAGAGTTAATACTACCAACCATGTTCCTTTATATGTTTCTCATCGGAATATGGAACTACCGTTCCAGACCGAGGCAGCCTCCACATATGGACACAAAACTATCTTGGGCTGAAGCAGTTAACGCAGATGAACTAGAGGAAGAGTTTGATACTTTCCCCACATCCAAACCTGAGAATACAGTTAAAATGAGGTATGACAGACTTCGCAGTGTGGCTGGTAGAATCCAAACGGTTATAGGCGACATGGCAACTCAAGGAGAGAGATTCCAGGCTCTTCTCAGTTGGAGAGATCCGAGGGCAACCAGCCTTTTCATAGTCTTCTGTCTTATCGCAGCAGTGATACTGTATGTGACACCTTTCAAAATCATAGCTCTGGTAGCAGCTCTGGTTTACCTAAGGCACCCAAGATTCAGGAGCAAAATGCCTTCACCACCGTTCAATTTCTTCCGCAGATTGCCAGCTCGAGCTGATAGCATGCTCTGA
- the LOC107851365 gene encoding beta-hexosaminidase 3 isoform X4 → MGKLGLRSVLFAVTVYILVISAAADLKNLKIWPMPLSVSHGHRTLQLSNEFVLKTEGSKYPDASGILKEGFERLLDVIKVAHVVDDNVSYDGSSPVLKAIQVVILSPSDMLQYGVDESYNLTIPAKGNPACAYLTANTVYGALHGLQTFSQACHFNFTTRTIEVHQVPWTVVDQPRFSYRGLLIDTSRHYLPLPVILKVIDSMAYAKLNVLHWHIVDTQSFPLEIPSYPELWNGAYSSSERYTVADAAEIVRYAGRRGINVLAELDVPGHAKSWGNGYPSLWPSKYCQEPLDVSNDFTFKVIDAILSDFSKIFKYRFVHLGGDEVDTSCWTLTPHISKWLKQHRLNGTTAYQYFVLRAQKIALSHGYEIINWEETFNNFGNKLSPKTIVHNWLGGGVAQQVTAAGLRCIVSNQDKWYLDHIDTPWQDFYSNEPLTNITNSDQQRLVIGGEVCMWGEHIDGSNIETTIWPRAAAAAERLWTAYDNIAKNPNQATRRLAYFRCLLNQRGVASGPLTGGGRAAPEEPGSCYEQ, encoded by the exons ATGGGGAAGTTAGGATTGCGCAGCGTATTATTTGCTGTTACGGTTTACATTCTTGTAATATCGGCTGCTGCGGACCTTAAGAATTTGAAGATATGGCCAATGCCATTATCGGTTAGCCATGGACATAGGACTCTTCAACTAAGTAATGAGTTTGTGCTCAAGACCGAAGGTAGCAAGTATCCTGATGCCTCTGGAATTCTCAAGGAAGGTTTTGAAAGGTTACTTGATGTCATTAAGGTAGCTCATGTCGTTGATGACAACGTTTCATATGACGGTTCCTCTCCTGTGCTTAAGGCAATTCAAGTGGTCATCCTTTCTCCGAGTGATATG CTGCAGTACGGTGTTGATGAGTCCTACAACTTAACAATACCAGCAAAAGGGAACCCAGCCTGTGCATATTTGACG GCAAACACAGTTTACGGGGCTTTGCATGGTTTGCAG ACATTTAGTCAAGCATGCCATTTTAACTTTACAACAAGAACAATTGAAGTTCATCAAGTCCCATGGACAGTTGTTGATCAGCCAAGATTTTCTTATCGAGGACTTTTAATTG ACACTTCTCGTCATTATCTGCCGCTGCCTGTCATATTGAAGGTCATTGATTCGATGGCTTATGCAAAACTG AATGTGCTGCACTGGCACATTGTAGATACGCAATCGTTCCCACTTGAGATACCTTCATATCCGGAACTGTGGAATGGCGCTTACTCAAGTTCAGAACGGTATACTGTAGCTGATGCTGCTGAGATTGTCAG ATATGCGGGAAGACGTGGAATCAATGTATTAGCTGAACTAGACGTTCCGGGACATGCTAAATCATG GGGTAATGGTTATCCTTCTTTATGGCCGTCAAAATACTGTCAAGAACCACTTGACGTGAGCAATGATTTCACCTTCAAAGTGATAGATGCGATTCTCTCAG ATTTTAGCAAGATATTTAAGTACAGATTTGTTCATCTCGGAGGTGATGAAGTGGATACAA GTTGCTGGACGTTAACTCCTCATATAAGCAAGTG GTTAAAGCAACACCGGTTGAATGGAACCACCGCTTATCAGTACTTTGTCTTGCGAGCACAGAAGATAGCTTTATCCCATGGATATGAAATTATAAACTG GGAAGAGACGTTCAATAATTTTGGAAATAAGTTGAGCCCGAAAACTATAGTTCACAACTG GCTTGGTGGTGGTGTTGCTCAGCAAGTAACTGCAGCTGGATTGCGGTGCATCGTTAGCAACCAGGATAAGTGGTATTTGGACCACATAGATACCCCATGGCAAGATTTCTATTCAAATGAGCCACTAACTAATATTACAAATTCTGATCAACAACGGCTGGTTATTGGTGGTGAAGTATGTATGTGGGGTGAGCATATTGATGGATCAAACATCGAAACAACCATATGGCCTCGTGCAGCAGCAGCTGCAG AGAGGCTATGGACCGCTTATGACAACATTGCCAAGAATCCAAATCAAGCTACTCGCAGGCTGGCGTATTTCAGGTGCTTACTGAATCAAAGAGGAGTGGCTTCTGGTCCATTAACCGGAGGTGGGCGAGCTGCCCCAGAAGAACCAGGTTCTTGCTATGAGCAATAG
- the LOC107851365 gene encoding beta-hexosaminidase 3 isoform X1, with protein sequence MIHGLDVCYAYGGYLYFKRLVMGKLGLRSVLFAVTVYILVISAAADLKNLKIWPMPLSVSHGHRTLQLSNEFVLKTEGSKYPDASGILKEGFERLLDVIKVAHVVDDNVSYDGSSPVLKAIQVVILSPSDMLQYGVDESYNLTIPAKGNPACAYLTANTVYGALHGLQTFSQACHFNFTTRTIEVHQVPWTVVDQPRFSYRGLLIDTSRHYLPLPVILKVIDSMAYAKLNVLHWHIVDTQSFPLEIPSYPELWNGAYSSSERYTVADAAEIVRYAGRRGINVLAELDVPGHAKSWGNGYPSLWPSKYCQEPLDVSNDFTFKVIDAILSDFSKIFKYRFVHLGGDEVDTSCWTLTPHISKWLKQHRLNGTTAYQYFVLRAQKIALSHGYEIINWEETFNNFGNKLSPKTIVHNWLGGGVAQQVTAAGLRCIVSNQDKWYLDHIDTPWQDFYSNEPLTNITNSDQQRLVIGGEVCMWGEHIDGSNIETTIWPRAAAAAERLWTAYDNIAKNPNQATRRLAYFRCLLNQRGVASGPLTGGGRAAPEEPGSCYEQ encoded by the exons ATGATACATGGATTAGACGTATGTTATGCATATGGCGGCTATCTTTATTTTAAGCGATTGG TGATGGGGAAGTTAGGATTGCGCAGCGTATTATTTGCTGTTACGGTTTACATTCTTGTAATATCGGCTGCTGCGGACCTTAAGAATTTGAAGATATGGCCAATGCCATTATCGGTTAGCCATGGACATAGGACTCTTCAACTAAGTAATGAGTTTGTGCTCAAGACCGAAGGTAGCAAGTATCCTGATGCCTCTGGAATTCTCAAGGAAGGTTTTGAAAGGTTACTTGATGTCATTAAGGTAGCTCATGTCGTTGATGACAACGTTTCATATGACGGTTCCTCTCCTGTGCTTAAGGCAATTCAAGTGGTCATCCTTTCTCCGAGTGATATG CTGCAGTACGGTGTTGATGAGTCCTACAACTTAACAATACCAGCAAAAGGGAACCCAGCCTGTGCATATTTGACG GCAAACACAGTTTACGGGGCTTTGCATGGTTTGCAG ACATTTAGTCAAGCATGCCATTTTAACTTTACAACAAGAACAATTGAAGTTCATCAAGTCCCATGGACAGTTGTTGATCAGCCAAGATTTTCTTATCGAGGACTTTTAATTG ACACTTCTCGTCATTATCTGCCGCTGCCTGTCATATTGAAGGTCATTGATTCGATGGCTTATGCAAAACTG AATGTGCTGCACTGGCACATTGTAGATACGCAATCGTTCCCACTTGAGATACCTTCATATCCGGAACTGTGGAATGGCGCTTACTCAAGTTCAGAACGGTATACTGTAGCTGATGCTGCTGAGATTGTCAG ATATGCGGGAAGACGTGGAATCAATGTATTAGCTGAACTAGACGTTCCGGGACATGCTAAATCATG GGGTAATGGTTATCCTTCTTTATGGCCGTCAAAATACTGTCAAGAACCACTTGACGTGAGCAATGATTTCACCTTCAAAGTGATAGATGCGATTCTCTCAG ATTTTAGCAAGATATTTAAGTACAGATTTGTTCATCTCGGAGGTGATGAAGTGGATACAA GTTGCTGGACGTTAACTCCTCATATAAGCAAGTG GTTAAAGCAACACCGGTTGAATGGAACCACCGCTTATCAGTACTTTGTCTTGCGAGCACAGAAGATAGCTTTATCCCATGGATATGAAATTATAAACTG GGAAGAGACGTTCAATAATTTTGGAAATAAGTTGAGCCCGAAAACTATAGTTCACAACTG GCTTGGTGGTGGTGTTGCTCAGCAAGTAACTGCAGCTGGATTGCGGTGCATCGTTAGCAACCAGGATAAGTGGTATTTGGACCACATAGATACCCCATGGCAAGATTTCTATTCAAATGAGCCACTAACTAATATTACAAATTCTGATCAACAACGGCTGGTTATTGGTGGTGAAGTATGTATGTGGGGTGAGCATATTGATGGATCAAACATCGAAACAACCATATGGCCTCGTGCAGCAGCAGCTGCAG AGAGGCTATGGACCGCTTATGACAACATTGCCAAGAATCCAAATCAAGCTACTCGCAGGCTGGCGTATTTCAGGTGCTTACTGAATCAAAGAGGAGTGGCTTCTGGTCCATTAACCGGAGGTGGGCGAGCTGCCCCAGAAGAACCAGGTTCTTGCTATGAGCAATAG
- the LOC107851365 gene encoding beta-hexosaminidase 3 isoform X2 yields MRTMCYRNAWWETDSSSIVMGKLGLRSVLFAVTVYILVISAAADLKNLKIWPMPLSVSHGHRTLQLSNEFVLKTEGSKYPDASGILKEGFERLLDVIKVAHVVDDNVSYDGSSPVLKAIQVVILSPSDMLQYGVDESYNLTIPAKGNPACAYLTANTVYGALHGLQTFSQACHFNFTTRTIEVHQVPWTVVDQPRFSYRGLLIDTSRHYLPLPVILKVIDSMAYAKLNVLHWHIVDTQSFPLEIPSYPELWNGAYSSSERYTVADAAEIVRYAGRRGINVLAELDVPGHAKSWGNGYPSLWPSKYCQEPLDVSNDFTFKVIDAILSDFSKIFKYRFVHLGGDEVDTSCWTLTPHISKWLKQHRLNGTTAYQYFVLRAQKIALSHGYEIINWEETFNNFGNKLSPKTIVHNWLGGGVAQQVTAAGLRCIVSNQDKWYLDHIDTPWQDFYSNEPLTNITNSDQQRLVIGGEVCMWGEHIDGSNIETTIWPRAAAAAERLWTAYDNIAKNPNQATRRLAYFRCLLNQRGVASGPLTGGGRAAPEEPGSCYEQ; encoded by the exons ATGAGAACTATGTGTTATAGAAACGCATGGTGGGAAACAGATTCTTCA AGTATAGTGATGGGGAAGTTAGGATTGCGCAGCGTATTATTTGCTGTTACGGTTTACATTCTTGTAATATCGGCTGCTGCGGACCTTAAGAATTTGAAGATATGGCCAATGCCATTATCGGTTAGCCATGGACATAGGACTCTTCAACTAAGTAATGAGTTTGTGCTCAAGACCGAAGGTAGCAAGTATCCTGATGCCTCTGGAATTCTCAAGGAAGGTTTTGAAAGGTTACTTGATGTCATTAAGGTAGCTCATGTCGTTGATGACAACGTTTCATATGACGGTTCCTCTCCTGTGCTTAAGGCAATTCAAGTGGTCATCCTTTCTCCGAGTGATATG CTGCAGTACGGTGTTGATGAGTCCTACAACTTAACAATACCAGCAAAAGGGAACCCAGCCTGTGCATATTTGACG GCAAACACAGTTTACGGGGCTTTGCATGGTTTGCAG ACATTTAGTCAAGCATGCCATTTTAACTTTACAACAAGAACAATTGAAGTTCATCAAGTCCCATGGACAGTTGTTGATCAGCCAAGATTTTCTTATCGAGGACTTTTAATTG ACACTTCTCGTCATTATCTGCCGCTGCCTGTCATATTGAAGGTCATTGATTCGATGGCTTATGCAAAACTG AATGTGCTGCACTGGCACATTGTAGATACGCAATCGTTCCCACTTGAGATACCTTCATATCCGGAACTGTGGAATGGCGCTTACTCAAGTTCAGAACGGTATACTGTAGCTGATGCTGCTGAGATTGTCAG ATATGCGGGAAGACGTGGAATCAATGTATTAGCTGAACTAGACGTTCCGGGACATGCTAAATCATG GGGTAATGGTTATCCTTCTTTATGGCCGTCAAAATACTGTCAAGAACCACTTGACGTGAGCAATGATTTCACCTTCAAAGTGATAGATGCGATTCTCTCAG ATTTTAGCAAGATATTTAAGTACAGATTTGTTCATCTCGGAGGTGATGAAGTGGATACAA GTTGCTGGACGTTAACTCCTCATATAAGCAAGTG GTTAAAGCAACACCGGTTGAATGGAACCACCGCTTATCAGTACTTTGTCTTGCGAGCACAGAAGATAGCTTTATCCCATGGATATGAAATTATAAACTG GGAAGAGACGTTCAATAATTTTGGAAATAAGTTGAGCCCGAAAACTATAGTTCACAACTG GCTTGGTGGTGGTGTTGCTCAGCAAGTAACTGCAGCTGGATTGCGGTGCATCGTTAGCAACCAGGATAAGTGGTATTTGGACCACATAGATACCCCATGGCAAGATTTCTATTCAAATGAGCCACTAACTAATATTACAAATTCTGATCAACAACGGCTGGTTATTGGTGGTGAAGTATGTATGTGGGGTGAGCATATTGATGGATCAAACATCGAAACAACCATATGGCCTCGTGCAGCAGCAGCTGCAG AGAGGCTATGGACCGCTTATGACAACATTGCCAAGAATCCAAATCAAGCTACTCGCAGGCTGGCGTATTTCAGGTGCTTACTGAATCAAAGAGGAGTGGCTTCTGGTCCATTAACCGGAGGTGGGCGAGCTGCCCCAGAAGAACCAGGTTCTTGCTATGAGCAATAG
- the LOC107851365 gene encoding beta-hexosaminidase 3 isoform X3, which translates to MHMAAIFILSDWSIVMGKLGLRSVLFAVTVYILVISAAADLKNLKIWPMPLSVSHGHRTLQLSNEFVLKTEGSKYPDASGILKEGFERLLDVIKVAHVVDDNVSYDGSSPVLKAIQVVILSPSDMLQYGVDESYNLTIPAKGNPACAYLTANTVYGALHGLQTFSQACHFNFTTRTIEVHQVPWTVVDQPRFSYRGLLIDTSRHYLPLPVILKVIDSMAYAKLNVLHWHIVDTQSFPLEIPSYPELWNGAYSSSERYTVADAAEIVRYAGRRGINVLAELDVPGHAKSWGNGYPSLWPSKYCQEPLDVSNDFTFKVIDAILSDFSKIFKYRFVHLGGDEVDTSCWTLTPHISKWLKQHRLNGTTAYQYFVLRAQKIALSHGYEIINWEETFNNFGNKLSPKTIVHNWLGGGVAQQVTAAGLRCIVSNQDKWYLDHIDTPWQDFYSNEPLTNITNSDQQRLVIGGEVCMWGEHIDGSNIETTIWPRAAAAAERLWTAYDNIAKNPNQATRRLAYFRCLLNQRGVASGPLTGGGRAAPEEPGSCYEQ; encoded by the exons ATGCATATGGCGGCTATCTTTATTTTAAGCGATTGG AGTATAGTGATGGGGAAGTTAGGATTGCGCAGCGTATTATTTGCTGTTACGGTTTACATTCTTGTAATATCGGCTGCTGCGGACCTTAAGAATTTGAAGATATGGCCAATGCCATTATCGGTTAGCCATGGACATAGGACTCTTCAACTAAGTAATGAGTTTGTGCTCAAGACCGAAGGTAGCAAGTATCCTGATGCCTCTGGAATTCTCAAGGAAGGTTTTGAAAGGTTACTTGATGTCATTAAGGTAGCTCATGTCGTTGATGACAACGTTTCATATGACGGTTCCTCTCCTGTGCTTAAGGCAATTCAAGTGGTCATCCTTTCTCCGAGTGATATG CTGCAGTACGGTGTTGATGAGTCCTACAACTTAACAATACCAGCAAAAGGGAACCCAGCCTGTGCATATTTGACG GCAAACACAGTTTACGGGGCTTTGCATGGTTTGCAG ACATTTAGTCAAGCATGCCATTTTAACTTTACAACAAGAACAATTGAAGTTCATCAAGTCCCATGGACAGTTGTTGATCAGCCAAGATTTTCTTATCGAGGACTTTTAATTG ACACTTCTCGTCATTATCTGCCGCTGCCTGTCATATTGAAGGTCATTGATTCGATGGCTTATGCAAAACTG AATGTGCTGCACTGGCACATTGTAGATACGCAATCGTTCCCACTTGAGATACCTTCATATCCGGAACTGTGGAATGGCGCTTACTCAAGTTCAGAACGGTATACTGTAGCTGATGCTGCTGAGATTGTCAG ATATGCGGGAAGACGTGGAATCAATGTATTAGCTGAACTAGACGTTCCGGGACATGCTAAATCATG GGGTAATGGTTATCCTTCTTTATGGCCGTCAAAATACTGTCAAGAACCACTTGACGTGAGCAATGATTTCACCTTCAAAGTGATAGATGCGATTCTCTCAG ATTTTAGCAAGATATTTAAGTACAGATTTGTTCATCTCGGAGGTGATGAAGTGGATACAA GTTGCTGGACGTTAACTCCTCATATAAGCAAGTG GTTAAAGCAACACCGGTTGAATGGAACCACCGCTTATCAGTACTTTGTCTTGCGAGCACAGAAGATAGCTTTATCCCATGGATATGAAATTATAAACTG GGAAGAGACGTTCAATAATTTTGGAAATAAGTTGAGCCCGAAAACTATAGTTCACAACTG GCTTGGTGGTGGTGTTGCTCAGCAAGTAACTGCAGCTGGATTGCGGTGCATCGTTAGCAACCAGGATAAGTGGTATTTGGACCACATAGATACCCCATGGCAAGATTTCTATTCAAATGAGCCACTAACTAATATTACAAATTCTGATCAACAACGGCTGGTTATTGGTGGTGAAGTATGTATGTGGGGTGAGCATATTGATGGATCAAACATCGAAACAACCATATGGCCTCGTGCAGCAGCAGCTGCAG AGAGGCTATGGACCGCTTATGACAACATTGCCAAGAATCCAAATCAAGCTACTCGCAGGCTGGCGTATTTCAGGTGCTTACTGAATCAAAGAGGAGTGGCTTCTGGTCCATTAACCGGAGGTGGGCGAGCTGCCCCAGAAGAACCAGGTTCTTGCTATGAGCAATAG